A window from Citrus sinensis cultivar Valencia sweet orange chromosome 5, DVS_A1.0, whole genome shotgun sequence encodes these proteins:
- the LOC107175337 gene encoding chaperonin CPN60-1, mitochondrial-like, with protein MNSATCILTNPFILIHANKILTEDVVKQAIRPRRPLLIVAEDVETELVRSLRRSYRGKSKLCVVKPPKCEHNGKAIMQDLAVFTGGQVVTGESDMNFVPQMLGSCKEVKVSHDEMVIIGGSGGQEDIEERRKEVGGDSCAEVFKYCCRVYNAITATLAALDGGIVAGINFLTNLRLRVQAPVCSIAHAAGFDYSVVVEKLLEQDNPDLGYDPAKGEFIDLIECGNVDAALLVGFELNDVAWHSNCNFGTRCLELQSSKGTQTEKEACDLANECSMA; from the exons ATGAATTCTGCAACATGT ATTTTGACAAATCCATTCATTCTAATCCATGcgaataaaattttgactgAGGATGTTGTAAAGCAAGCAATTAGACCG AGACGACCTCTATTGATTGTAGCTGAGGATGTAGAAACGGAGCTGGTCAGATCTCTGAGACGGTCTTATCGTGGGAAATCAAAG CTTTGCGTTGTCAAACCTCCAAAATGTGAACATAATGGAAAGGCAATCATGCAGGACCTTGCGGTCTTCACTGGAGGCCAG GTTGTAACTGGCGAATCAGATATGAACTTTGTACCACAAATGCTTGGTTCATGCAAAGAG GTCAAGGTGTCACATGATGAGATGGTTATCATTGGTGGGTCTGGTGGCCAAGAAGACATTGAAGAAAGACGTAAGGAG GTTGGTGGTGATAGTTGTGCCGAAGTGTTCAAATATTGTTGTAGAGTTTACAATGCCATAACTGCCACCTTGGCTGCACTTGATGGAGGAATTGTAGCTG GCATCAACTTCCTAACAAATTTGAGGTTGCGTGTACAGGCGCCTGTGTGCTCAATTGCTCATGCTGCTGGATTTGACTATTCAGTTGTTGTTGAGAAGCTACTGGAGCAAGACAATCCTGACCTTGGATATGATCCGGCTAAAG GTGAATTTATCGATCTGATCGAGTGTGGAAATGTTGATGCGGCACTATTGGTAGGCTTTGAATTAAATGATGTCGCATG GCATTCTAATTGTAACTTTGGTACAAGATGCTTAGAGCTCCAGTCCTCGAAGGGAACACAGACGGAAAAGGAGGCTTGCGATCTTGCCAACGAATGTTCCATGGCatga